The sequence below is a genomic window from Dioscorea cayenensis subsp. rotundata cultivar TDr96_F1 chromosome 6, TDr96_F1_v2_PseudoChromosome.rev07_lg8_w22 25.fasta, whole genome shotgun sequence.
TTTGTTGCAtgtttcaagtcttcaagaTCATGTGCAATAATAgatttgtatatcttttatGTAGacatttagtttattattataaaatcacAATCacattgatatttatttaatcagATGATTAGAGACAAAGTGGGATGTTAATTAACCTTAATTAACAGCCCTTCCACGTGTCATGTTCTCTTTTGAAGCAAAAGACAACCAAAGTGAACATAAGAAATTGTAACTTGGTCTTATTTAGTATTAATCCCTTCCTTTCGtactttttgagaaaaaaaaataaaaaataaagcttGCGATTTGCGCATATACCcttagcattaaaaaaaaaaatcatatttcttCTATACTCTTTACATTCTCCTCTCCATTTCTCTCTGTACATGAATGTCAAAAATTACAAGTATagtttttaagaaatatatatggcCTAAATAACGCTTACATGGCATTTTAATTCATGTGACAAAGTCAGTAGGACAAGTGAACGTTGAATTGCCGGCGTTCATGTCAAAATCATCTCATCGGATTCTCTTGtgtatcattttttttgaaaccaaattgaaattgggtgattattttgatacaaatcaaattttggTATCCAAAATGAGAATTGGGTATAGTTTGGTGAGCTACAATAATATTTATCCATAGtttttatataagtatattaaCAATTACTCACTTTTGTTGGGTATAAATGTAATATTTGCTTAGTTTTTGCAGATAAACCCATGCGAAATCTTTAATTACACTGAGCACAAGGGCAAACGcacaattaatttcaaattttacaatggtGTGTGTGTAATTACAAGAATGTGCagggcataaatgcaaaaaaaaacattgagaacattaataaacaaaattaaagggagaagaattaaagaagcaaatcaAGCCAATGATTTGGGGACGCTGAGGACTCTCGCACGTGCGTAGTCACTGAGCCGTACACTCGTCGGCACGCCTTCCACGTGGTCTCACATGCATGCATCTCAAGGGCATTATCGTAATAGAAcgacccatatatatatatatatatatttctgaaaCCGTTCGAAATTACGAGAGGTGCCATTTGAGGCAAAGAGAGctgagagaagagagagagagaggggcaGGGGCACGTGCAGGTCACATGGGATGATGCCACGTGGGTTGTACGGAATGGTTTTTGTTTGTCGGATAGTGTGTGTGGTCTGTGAGGACACGTGGGAGACACGTGGGGACAGCTGGCACGCACTCGTGTGGAAGAGGGGGGACAAACTTAATCATGGCCACCACTACGACATCATTCCCTTTGATATTATCCGAAGAAACTATCTCAAAATTGGGCCccacttatttgtttatttattttaggtaaaaagaaaaagactatAATATCCCAATAAAttctattttgagtttttttttttataaattgtggATATTATCCTTTCAAGTTTTTGACCGATAAAATTGTTTTCGGTATTTGCTtattctaaaatatatatatatatattttttatgacagttaattttttaattttttttgttagaaaagAAGTTGATGTTGACCGAAATACTTCTCAATTTTTCTTAACAGAGCCTATAATATTGAAggagaaattaaaatattaaacataaaaaataaatattaaatgaaaatgtaacatattaagtgaaaacttatgttgTTACGCGTAAACAAGCAATGTTAAACGAAAAATATAGTTAATAAACAGAAAGTATATTTTGTAAGCGGggcaaaattagattttttttagataaaataaattgatagagTGAGCTGCAGGGACTAAAAAAAACAGTaaactgaaaaaaaagaaattcagaTGATATTGAAATATTAGAGTAACTGCATaagatatttgaaaagttgTAAAGActagtaaatatatttttttcaaatgttcaattaatttttccatttcaaaatcatacctatttaattttctttttaatttaattaaatatattaaaattatattaacatgCATTGTCGCCTTATTTAGTAAACCGAGCTGACACATAAAGCGCTAATCTCATCCATTAGTCTTAATAAGCGCATGTTAAAACTAGATACCTTTTCAATCTCGACGAACTCACtggataaaatgaaaaaaaaaaataaaaagtaattttgtaataataggaatgtttgaaataatagtaaaaaaatttttaaaaaaaaacttttagttaagtagaaaaaaaatttaatggacTTGATTATTATTGTTGGAAAAGTTGTCGgtccttatatatttttaaataatctacatataaattacataattggTAGTAAAGTTTTATATGTAGATCACTCAATAGgatttaacatgatttttttataataatactaataataattttaaattatgtgaTGAGAGTTCATTAGAtttgttcaattattttatatagaaatttaataaGTTATTGTTGGTGTTGGGGCACATGGAATTCCCTTCTAATTTACTACTCCCGCAtgacttgttttatttatttatttatttattcatgcgGTATTATGACGAGCATGTGCAACCAATAATCGCTttacttaattaaatatttcaacttGAAGTTGATAAAGACAATGgataaatatgataattaaacattaatcaAATACGATGAGCTATTTTTTATAAAGCAATACATAACAAAGAGGAAAATTacagaaaaaatatttttaaaaatatattattattttttaatatagaaaaaattaaattattcattcccatgtgaattaaattattttttaattaactataatgaCATCTCACCCCATTCTGATTCTTGAATTGTATTTTTAGGtgtaagttattttttttaattaacaatataataaatgttgaaattaattagttttgctTAGAATAGTTgactaaatttattaaattctggttaattacttaataattacattaatattttttatcatgtattaaTAACATATGTTGTTTAGCACAATTTAGATTAAAGTGATACAAAAAAAGATTAATCACATATTAGTTAAATTTtcattatgttattatttataaatacaatgatattatttattatacagTGCACAACTGTTAAATTGAAATCTAGTAATTAATATGAGTGTTTGTAACTTTTAAACCTGTGGACATTCATAAATCATcgcttatatttatatatatatatatatatatatatatataattatttgagTAAGTGATGCCAACTGAGACACATGAATAAGCACTCCAAAGTGAATTCATTGAACTGAAAACTGAACTGAAGTGAATTGATTTGGAAAAATTtcccccaattttggggggTTTTCTGATGAGATCCAATGATTTGGGGATAACTCCGACAAGATGACACGCACGTCCGGAAGTAGTGGGACCCACTCTTGTCGGTTGGAGCACGTGATCTGTTTGAGTTGCACGTGGGTCCGGTCCCTTCCATCAACTTAGGTAGCCCCCTTTCTTACGATGGCAAGACAAATGAAATACTATAACAATATTATAACttaataaattagttattattttaaatgtgttactaaacaacaataataatgaaagGGTCTCTGGTTCAACCATACTGTTTTCCATTACTGTTCTCATTACATTAAGTATGTTTTGTGAGATTTTTATTAAACGCATTCAAAATATGCTATATGCGGTGGTACCAAAAATTTTACTTGTGCAAATGATTTGTAACctaatttttgtcattttccCTGTATGGTTGTATATCTCAATTCTTATCATTATTTCTGTGTGTACATCcgtgactatatatatatttgttatgtttgttaaaattaaacaacaacaataattatGACAAGCACATGAAGTTTGCTCTTATGAGATTTCATTTTTATCTAGATTTCAAACATGTTACACGTAAATAGTGCCAAAAATTTCTGACTACAGAAGTTATTTTCAACTTAATCTTTGTTATGTCCCTTGTATGTATGCCTGTGATTATACATCTCAATCCTCATAATTATTTCTACACATACATCCCAATcctcataattatttttgtacatATGCCGGTGATCATATGTATTTTTTGCGTTTGTCACaattaaacaacaataataatttctataCATACATGTCTTACCACCCTttcaatgaattatttatttatttattttacaaaagaGAAGCAGGGACAATAGTGAGTGTTGGCACACACCAAGACACAATGATAAGAAGAATTAAAAGAGTGacgtgtgtatgtatatatatcatcttattattattattattattattattattatttaagtaaGAGCACAGGTAGCATCATCTTCAATAATTGCCAAACCCCACAGCAATGATATATACGGTCTTAATATATTCGTTTTTCTCATGATGGTTCATgagtttgaactttgaagaCGCTTTGGatactataatttatttatttgtttatttattaaaaaatatataatcattaATGTTTATAATATCTTTTATGTTGTCTTTAACTCTTAATTATAGTTAACCCACTTACATATTAAACAAACATTAATCttaattagttaaattagattttttttagctaatttaaaatttaaaaaaaaagttaaaaaaataattaaaataaataaataaaaatagagtcTCAATCATGAGAGCAGAGTTGGAGGAGAGATGCACAATGGTGTTCCCTCTTGCCTAGACACAATGATAATGAAATACattaaatgtgaaaaataataatagtaaaattaataaataaaatttaaaaaaaaaaggagtcaATGGTCAAATGGACTAAGCATTGGTTGCCGCTTTCCAAGCATCATCCCCATTAATCAGCCATAAATTACGCAtgctaacttttttttaataatcttcatttttttccaccCAAATAATTGgtctcaatttttatttatttatttatttatttatatatcatgcTTCATTATGAAGAATCATATCATATAATATGATGTGAGTCTTTTCCGTATTTTTGGTTTATGTGGAAAGGAAAATAAAGCAATTTTTGTTTGTTCTCATGACactcaaattttcaattaaaaaaaacaaatataataaatatatgaatgtataatacaaaagaATTAAATTACTCTATCAAATAATGATTATGGATGATCATTAGTGATTTGTAGGAAAGTAATGTAATTTGtatcaaataaatttatcaaattgattttcatctatttaaaaaatatataaaaatagtataaacCACTAGACATgatagagataaaaaaaaaaatatttatctagaAACTAatctgaaattttatttaatgattaaataaaaaaatatcatcattgatttttttttcaaacataaactctaattatcatcatcaaatatgaaaaaaagccAACACAACTTTTTTACCCTTAATTTGTAGTAAAGTTTATAttacatcaattaataaaaaaattaatttaatttttgaacaAAACTCTGAATAATCAAGAGACATGATAATAATGGAGTTAAAGTCTCATGCGTCCTCATTTTAATCCTGCAAAGGACCTAAGATTAGGGCCTCTAACCATCCAAACTGCATAGCTTTGACAAAAttcttcatttattataataatttttttttattgaaaaagcagtAAGCACGAGAGTCTGTGCGACGCGTGAGAGATAGCAACAGCCGACCCACGTGCTTTTCCATCTCAGTATAAATTATGAAAGTTCGATTTCGTCtcgaaaaatgaaatacttttaAGTAAGAGGACCCGATGCTAATTGACAAAGGACTGTTGCTataacaaattttcaaatttcactTTTTGAGTTTTCACTGTtaaatataattcttttaaaaacatacaattagggttagggttaggtttTCTTGTTAGCaaaggttagggttagggttagggttaaaaAGTGAGACATGGGCCCATGATTGAAGCGAGAATGAGGGGTGAGACCCTGACACAAACAAAAGCCCATCCTTCAaagtctatatatatttatatatttatatatttatatatataaccccATTTCTCTCTTCTCGTTCCCAAAAGCACCCCAATcttcctctcttctcttctcctaatcaaaccctaaccctaaccctaaccctaaagcTGGAAATTGAACCAAAACGATGATCGCCAACGAAGATCTAGGGCTTAGTCTCAGCCTCTCCTTCTTCCCTCCTCCATTGAAGCAATCCCAGCACCATCACCATCAGTGGCCGCATGACTTCGCTGCTGTTGGATCTAATGGTCTTTCTCATTTACCAACGTCTCATCTCCTCCCTCGATCGGAAGGGATCGATGTCAATCAGGCGCCGGCGGGGGAGAGGGAAGGGGATAGCGAGGGAGAGGGAGATGAATCGTCCCCGAATAACAGCGCGGTGTCGAGCGTGAGTGGCAAGCGTGATGCCGGCGGCGGTGGCCAGGGCAGCGACGATGAGGACGGCGATGGTTCTCGCAAGAAGCTCCGGCTCTCCAAGGACCAGTCCGCCATTCTCGAAGAGAGCTTCAAAGAGCACAACACTCTCAACCCCGTaagcccttcttctccttcttctccaatcTTCAAGGACCTCCTTGTGATTTCTAAACTTCAAagggtttttttgttaaaatctGATGCTCATAGAcgaattataagattttataaggttacatatgcttttttttctataaatacccTTCAAAGTTTCATAACTGTGTATAAAAAGCGGAGTAGGTTGTATACAAAAGCTTTTGAGGTTTTACAGggttatatacaaaaaaaaaactcatttttatgggttcttttttccatttataTACCTTCAAAATctcattattataaataaaactttacaAGCGtggaatgtatatatatatatatatacgtattgGTTTCTTTTGCGTATATACCCATGTAAATCTCATAATTATGTTTAAGCCCCTGAAGATCTTATAATTTATATcgtatagttttttttttgcgtATATACCCATATAAATCTCATAATTACGTAAAAGCTCTTAAAAatcacataattaaaaatataaaaaaaaaaaaagtaattggGTGTGATTGTGAATATGTATGAACAGAAGCAGAAGGCGGCGCTGGCGAAACAACTGAAGCTCCGGCCACGCCAAGTGGAAGTATGGTTTCAAAACCGAAGAGCCAGAACAAAGCTCAAACAAACCGAAGTCGATTGCGAACTCTTAAAGCGATGCTGCGAGACACTGACCGAAGAGAACCGGAGACTCCACAAAGAGCTCGCCGAGCTCCGAGCTCTCAAACTCTCTCCGCACCTTTACATGCACATGGCCCCTCCGACAACACTCACAATGTGCCCTTCTTGTGAACGAATACAATCTCCGACTGGCCCCTGCCGTACCGACGAGAACTCCGCCGTGGGCGCCAATCCCTCTCCGGCCAACCCTCCACCTTGCTCCGGCGGCGCCACCACCTTTGTCTTAAGACTAATTTTGCTTATATGGGTTGTTTTTGCAAATACCCCCCtggtttttttgtatttgggAAAAAGggtgtttctttttcttttttttttttaaattattgtttttttattattattgtgagaTTTAtgtgttatattattattatatatatatatatataaagttttagtttttagtgGGTCAAAAAGGAAAATACTTAAGAGTTTTGATGCTTTTGTGTGGCTGCGTGGGTCTTGCTTGTAAAGCTATGCTTTTATGGGTTGGGCATGCAGAGAATCCAAAGTAAAATGtgggggtgtgtgtgtgtgtgtgtgtgtgtgagatcTAGCAACGTGTTAagcttttactttttttattgttcattgGATTTGGGTGGATGTTGTCATGGTGGAATGATGTGGGGACTTTgatgattaaattattatttatttgatcttttgatttaaatcattctttttgtaattcactttataaaaccaattaaatgaaaaaagttTAGTTATTAGAGATCACCTTTGTGTTATGTATTGACTTAGTGAAGAGATATTTTGATTAAACAGAACTCAtgcatttcatatttttcataagcATGAAAATAACATGTATAACCATGAAAAACGGTGAAAATTTGAATCATTAGTGATGACAAATTTTTTAGGCTTTGGAGTATGAATAGTTATAGTGTGCAGATAGTCCTAGCACCCATATGTGTACGGGATGTCACTCTTATTTGCTCCACTGAATCTTATGCACACTTCTGTCTTTTTTAACTGTTAAATCAGTTTCTGCAgtacaataaaattttttaactaCATTTTTCAAAATCACCCTTAATCTCTCAACACATATTTCTCCATATAATTCTAACTCAAGAGAGTTGAGAGTGgggaataaaaactaaatttaaataaatatataataaatattgttttgagaaattaaaaatacagACAAAAAGATACTGGAATGTGACTGTTATACAGGACGGAGGAAGTATTAACTTTATCTTTAGTTATAGCTGTGAAAGTGAAACATTGTAAACAAGCAATGTGCACAAACATTTATGCTAAATGAAACAATGGATCAGCAAAAGCTTCACTAAAATTTCACAAAAGCAGTTTACTTTACATGGcataaaaagacaaacaaaatgaaaggcAATTATGCTGTTTTTCAGTCTGTTATGTCAAAGCAAAGCTTGGCTTCATCCCAAGGGCCATTAATCTCAAACTTGTAAACCTGTATCTTTATAAGCATGTAAGGGCAAACAGCTGAAATGAAAACCAGAAGACTAGAGAAAATAACAAAGCTCATAGTGTGCAAAAAgtatatgatgctcaatgtcaTGCTGATCAATAGAAAGGAAAAACACAAATGTAGTTTGAAGGAATACTTTTTAATGCAAAAGGTAATCAATGGAGAAAAGAGGAAGACTTGTAAAGAGAACAGAACAATTGCGAAGACATGGAGTCTGGACGGTAAGCGAGACGCAACAAGAACCGATGCCACTATCGATGCATTCAAAGAGATATTACTAGCTAAATTCGGGTTCTTGGCACAACCCAGTGGACGTATCGTGTATCCTGAATAATCATGcaagaaaagatggagaattaGAAGCGATATTGTGAGTGCAACAATAGAATCTGAGCTGATAGACCTGGTCAGAGTATGATAAACAGGTGCTAAGACGAACAAACCACATGTGAAGAACACAATGTTAAGAAGGTATTTTGAGAGAACTTTAAATGAGAGTTGACTTGTGGTGAGCAAAAGTATCAGGAAGCCGAGTCCTAGAAGGAAAGCATCAAGTAAAAGGAGAGAGCCCTCACCAATGACCGAGTCTAGTGTATGGATCCAAACAATTACCACGAGAGCTACGATACAGAGATACTGGGATATCGATACAGAATCTTGCATCACTTTAAGAATATCCCTCTTCACGACATTGGCATTCATGACCAACTCTTCAAGGAATGTTTCATCGGTGTAGTTATCATCGTATCCCGGTTGCATTCCTCCATAGGCCACTTTCCTCCATGGCGGATGGTATGTGCTTGTATCAGCCTCTGTGGTCTCCATGAGTTTTAACTGTTGATGATGATCTTACAAGCTTGTTCTATAT
It includes:
- the LOC120262938 gene encoding homeobox-leucine zipper protein HAT4-like, translated to MIANEDLGLSLSLSFFPPPLKQSQHHHHQWPHDFAAVGSNGLSHLPTSHLLPRSEGIDVNQAPAGEREGDSEGEGDESSPNNSAVSSVSGKRDAGGGGQGSDDEDGDGSRKKLRLSKDQSAILEESFKEHNTLNPKQKAALAKQLKLRPRQVEVWFQNRRARTKLKQTEVDCELLKRCCETLTEENRRLHKELAELRALKLSPHLYMHMAPPTTLTMCPSCERIQSPTGPCRTDENSAVGANPSPANPPPCSGGATTFVLRLILLIWVVFANTPLVFLYLGKRVFLFLFFF
- the LOC120262937 gene encoding phosphatidylinositol N-acetylglucosaminyltransferase subunit C; this encodes METTEADTSTYHPPWRKVAYGGMQPGYDDNYTDETFLEELVMNANVVKRDILKVMQDSVSISQYLCIVALVVIVWIHTLDSVIGEGSLLLLDAFLLGLGFLILLLTTSQLSFKVLSKYLLNIVFFTCGLFVLAPVYHTLTRSISSDSIVALTISLLILHLFLHDYSGYTIRPLGCAKNPNLASNISLNASIVASVLVASRLPSRLHVFAIVLFSLQVFLFSPLITFCIKKYSFKLHLCFSFLLISMTLSIIYFLHTMSFVIFSSLLVFISAVCPYMLIKIQVYKFEINGPWDEAKLCFDITD